Proteins co-encoded in one Cucurbita pepo subsp. pepo cultivar mu-cu-16 chromosome LG15, ASM280686v2, whole genome shotgun sequence genomic window:
- the LOC111776366 gene encoding uncharacterized protein LOC111776366: MISLRNLMEEKQLDLNQPLLSVRRFTSTGTSSKTNEKTRPEPEIPRPPVYKSELKSGPVRNPGTVPFVWEQTPGKPKDESTVKTQISKRPPLVPKLPPGRAQKMNQEVPTSINASLDENARETVEEMTSCKSGNDDDDEEDDEVYRDANDIFSRSESFFLNCSISGVSGLDDSEIKPSGVSSMDPHTRDFMMDRFLPAAKAMASETPPHTIRKQTVERPREIKLVTNGDRQSRPNLHVQTQHVKEIFREESDDEDDDFDESGYASTRGCGFLPRFCLKGSLVLLNPVPGMRMQATSVRRVRNSSTGSSKDAVNERRSSHGQGITRQKLEENASNIQEIDTFPLYRHLQGEGISKYPYEPSQAVHGNVNPSLGYTVKATDSVTNEYDEPRRRSLNSFHALLGDESGSASPVEKTLYIDSVHKITSPDSSSNSLDRKGISYSGDMIDDASIKSTEIKELCKLDSATQDVKNLNDVGLKNTLRPDSLKSMDSCLLTCSNRSLFEVKVDSNFSRLKPEHTQDAAKSTSSQFANNKKFNLENQFPLKPSSRGDANGLAKDNTTLVSSYEIHSEKVNLDRKQPEKSVYGRNNVIVPEYGKKHESDGEKPAPVEDSPGLRTSERATNGEKDSRNQHLKRVGNEDGSRGGYSQSRLRFAPPPPKSPSESWLKRTLPTSSRNTVFLQSSFAMQLNPVSTTASPDRKTPSTVKSSDPNHLHLQFSKELLSSIPEV, translated from the exons ATGATTTCATTGAGGAATTTGATGGAAGAGAAACAGCTGGATTTGAATCAACCTCTTCTTTCTGTGAGGCGTTTTACATCCACAGGAACATCATCCAAGACTAATGAAAAAACCAGACCCGAACCTGAAATTCCTCGTCCTCCTGTATATAAATCAGAATTGAAATCTGGTCCAGTGAGGAATCCTGGAACTGTTCCTTTTGTATGGGAGCAAACTCCTGGAAAACCCAAGGATGAAAGCACTGTGAAAACTCAGATTTCCAAACGGCCTCCACTTGTCCCAAAACTCCCACCTGGAAGAGCCCAAAAAATGAATCAAGAAGTTCCTACTTCTATAAATGCTTCATTAGATGAAAATGCCAGAGAAACAGTTGAAGAGATGACCAGTTGTAAGTCAGGAaatgacgacgacgacgaagaagatgatgaggTTTACAGGGATGCAAACGATATATTTTCTCGATCCGAATCGTTCTTCTTGAATTGTAGTATTAGTGGAGTGAGTGGATTGGATGATTCTGAAATTAAACCTTCAGGAGTCTCCTCCATGGATCCCCACACTCGGGATTTCATGATGGACAGGTTTCTACCTGCAGCGAAGGCAATGGCATCAGAAACACCTCCACATACTATTAGAAAACAAACTGTCGAGCGACCGAGGGAAATAAAATTGGTGACAAATGGGGATAGGCAGAGTCGGCCAAACCTGCACGTTCAGACACAACATgtaaaagaaatattcagGGAAGAAagtgatgatgaagatgatgattttGATGAGTCCGGATATGCTTCCACTCGGGGATGTGGTTTTCTTCCTCGGTTTTGCTTAAAAGGTTCACTTGTTCTTTTAAATCCAGTACCTGGAATGAGAATGCAGGCCACTTCGGTGCGCCGAGTTCGTAATAGCTCAACTGGG AGTTCCAAGGATGCTGTAAATGAGAGACGATCAAGTCATGGTCAAGGAATAACTCGGCAGAAGCTCGAAGAAAATGCAAGTAATATTCAGGAGATCGATACATTTCCTTTATACAGACATTTGCAGGGCGAGGGCATATCCAAATACCCATATGAACCTTCCCAGGCTGTTCATGGAAATGTAAATCCTTCTCTTGGTTACACTGTAAAGGCTACCGATTCTGTGACGAATGAATACGACGAACCACGTCGAAGAAGCCTAAATAGCTTTCATGCATTACTGGGTGACGAGTCGGGTTCAGCTAGTCCTGTAGAGAAAACTCTGTACATAGACTCTGTTCATAAAATTACATCTCCTGACTCaagttcaaattctttggatAGGAAGGGGATAAGTTACAGTGGAGATATGATTGATGATGCTTCGATAAAAAGCACCGAAATTAAAGAACTGTGTAAACTGGATTCTGCAACCCAAGATGTCAAGAATTTGAATGATgttggtttaaaaaatactctgaGACCTGACAGTTTGAAATCTATGGATTCCTGCTTGCTCACTTGCTCGAATAGATCATTGTTTGAGGTAAAAGTAGATTCAAATTTCTCCAGGCTCAAACCAGAACATACTCAGGATGCTGCGAAGTCGACAAGCTCACAATTCGCTAACAACAAGAAGTTTAATTTGGAAAACCAATTTCCCTTGAAGCCGAGCAGCCGAGGCGATGCGAATGGTCTCGCTAAAGATAACACTACATTGGTATCCTCATATGAAATTCACAGTGAGAAGGTTAATTTAGACAGGAAACAACCTGAGAAGTCTGTTTATGGAAGGAATAACGTAATTGTTCCAGAATATGGCAAGAAGCACGAGTCGGATGGCGAAAAGCCTGCTCCTGTTGAGGACTCCCCTGGTCTGAGAACTTCAGAACGTGCTACCAATGGAGAGAAGGATTCAAGAAATCAACATCTCAAGAGGGTAGGTAATGAAGATGGTTCTCGCGGTGGCTACTCACAGTCACGGCTGCGTTTCGCTCCGCCTCCGCCAAAATCTCCATCAGAATCTTGGTTGAAACGTACTTTGCCAACTTCTTCAAGAAACACAGTTTTTTTGCAGTCTTCTTTTGCAATGCAGCTTAACCCTGTTTCCACGACCGCGTCTCCGGATCGAAAGACACCGTCTACTGTTAAAAGCTCCGATCCAAACCATCTGCATCTGCAGTTTTCAAAG GAACTGCTGTCATCTATACCTGAAGTTTAG
- the LOC111811950 gene encoding trihelix transcription factor ASIL1-like yields MQSPSRQHPIPTPLPTLTGHTLRRQPSGLTVALMALSLPSPAPVREDCWTLDNTSTLIEAWGERHIDLNRGSLRHKHWQEIANAVNSSHGHERKSIRTAIQCKNRIDTLKRKYKIEKARIQESGGSYVCAWPFFSCLDDLIGNNHKASTPVAVSNCKAAPVTTPRLSLFSKVPVAPRSGTKKRRSTHVYRSFRDSYFRRDVISNENEGKNSMESDNSLSSSRFKDREAGYRKLAEAIGTISDIYERVEVAKQRHMIELEMQRMQFVKDLEYQRMQLLMEMQLQIQKIKRARRASGADCYS; encoded by the exons ATGCAAAGCCCAAGTCGGCAACACCCCATTCCAACCCCCCTCCCTACTCTTACCGGTCATACTCTCCGCCGGCAACCCTCTGGACTCACCGTCGCCCTCATGGCTCTGTCACTGCCGTCGCCGGCTCCAGTTCGTGAAGACTGTTGGACTTTGGACAATACTTCCACTCTCATCGAGGCCTGGGGTGAACGTCATATCGACTTGAACCGCGGCAGTCTTAGGCACAAACACTGGCAAGAAATCGCCAACGCTGTCAACTCCAGTCACGGTCATGAGAGGAAGTCCATTCGTACGGCTATTCAGTGCAAAAACCGCATCGACACGCTTAAGAGAAAGTATAAAATCGAGAAGGCGAGAATTCAAGAATCCGGTGGCTCGTACGTCTGCGCTTGGCCGTTCTTCTCGTGCCTCGACGATCTTATAGGCAACAACCACAAGGCTTCCACACCGGTCGCCGTATCTAATTGTAAAGCCGCGCCAGTAACGACTCCAAGGTTGTCGCTGTTCTCAAAGGTCCCCGTTGCCCCTCGATCCGGAACTAAGAAGCGTCGTTCAACTCACGTCTATAGGAGCTTTCGCGACTCGTACTTTCGCCGGGATGTAATCTCgaatgaaaatgaaggaaaaaatagTATGGAATCCGATAATTCGCTCTCGAGTTCGAGGTTCAAGGACAGAGAGGCAGGTTATAGAAAACTGGCCGAGGCAATAGGGACGATCAGTGATATATATGAGAGAGTGGAGGTAGCAAAACAGAGGCACATGATAGAATTGGAGATGCAACGGATGCAGTTCGTGAAGGATTTAGAGTATCAGAGAATGCAACTACTTATGGAGATGCAACTTCAGATTCAAAAGATCAAGCGCGCCAGGCGAGCATCTGGAGCCG ATTGTTACTCGTAA